Proteins encoded together in one Caulobacter sp. FWC2 window:
- a CDS encoding GcrA family cell cycle regulator, whose translation MSSSSWSAERVAALKTLWLAGRSAAEIAKALGGVTRNAVIGKVHRLGLAGRMEPSAPRRTRAERPRTSAPRRPSPSRPPPPPAAPAVRARTPQAAPVEAVARVFDGAALTARICRWPVGDPKAAGFGYCGAAVIGKGPYCPGHQAVAYPARLQLKADPYAGTAWGRRSGAARGW comes from the coding sequence ATGTCTTCTTCCTCCTGGAGCGCCGAGCGCGTCGCCGCTCTGAAGACCCTGTGGCTGGCGGGCCGTTCCGCCGCCGAGATCGCCAAGGCCCTGGGCGGGGTGACCCGCAACGCCGTGATCGGCAAGGTCCACCGGCTTGGCCTGGCCGGGCGCATGGAGCCGTCGGCTCCGCGCCGGACCCGGGCCGAACGGCCAAGGACCTCGGCCCCGCGCCGGCCGTCGCCGTCCAGGCCCCCTCCCCCGCCGGCCGCCCCGGCCGTTCGGGCGCGAACGCCCCAGGCCGCGCCGGTCGAGGCGGTCGCCCGCGTGTTCGACGGCGCGGCCCTGACGGCGCGGATCTGTCGCTGGCCGGTGGGCGATCCCAAGGCGGCGGGCTTTGGCTATTGCGGCGCGGCGGTCATCGGAAAGGGGCCCTACTGCCCGGGCCATCAGGCGGTCGCCTATCCAGCCCGCCTGCAGCTCAAGGCCGACCCCTACGCGGGGACGGCGTGGGGACGTCGTTCGGGCGCGGCGCGGGGCTGGTGA
- a CDS encoding DUF2493 domain-containing protein produces the protein MTATAPAPLTGPLTALEAQALSLDDPRPHPPEDALVQLGHCVMTELLDLLADTALEDFQTTLAETLIGAFHSAAQRIEREADRARDDLQRQVRDFNGSEVADTDLQEATQRTRAADVAVQAVELIRDAAAQAYALATGEAWQPWRGSVKASRLSAAQVEAREAIRAMRARRHRAVDPGTVVVGFRAAPQADTAVDAGRIFDALNWARQTWPDMALAVTGARGGEKLAQKWARSHGVTTVLARADFDRNGRAAPFRANDELLELEPVCVLTLANSLDAARGGELKPFGPALNLAQKAAERGIRCVTVRLRA, from the coding sequence ATGACCGCCACCGCCCCTGCCCCCCTCACCGGCCCGCTCACCGCCCTTGAGGCCCAGGCCCTGAGCCTGGACGATCCGCGGCCGCATCCGCCCGAGGACGCCCTCGTCCAGCTGGGCCACTGCGTGATGACCGAACTGCTGGACCTCTTGGCCGACACCGCCCTGGAGGATTTCCAGACGACCCTGGCCGAGACCCTGATCGGCGCGTTCCATTCCGCCGCCCAGCGGATCGAGCGGGAGGCCGACCGCGCCCGCGACGACCTGCAGCGCCAGGTCCGCGACTTCAACGGCTCGGAGGTGGCCGACACCGACCTCCAAGAGGCCACCCAGCGCACGCGTGCCGCCGATGTCGCCGTCCAGGCCGTGGAACTGATCCGCGACGCGGCCGCCCAGGCCTACGCCCTGGCCACCGGCGAGGCCTGGCAGCCCTGGCGCGGCAGCGTCAAGGCCTCGCGCCTATCGGCCGCCCAGGTCGAGGCCCGGGAGGCGATCCGCGCCATGCGGGCCCGGCGACACCGCGCCGTCGATCCGGGGACCGTGGTGGTGGGCTTCCGCGCCGCCCCTCAGGCCGACACCGCCGTCGACGCCGGGCGCATCTTCGACGCCCTCAACTGGGCGCGCCAGACCTGGCCAGACATGGCTCTGGCCGTCACCGGCGCGCGGGGCGGCGAGAAGCTCGCCCAGAAATGGGCGCGGTCGCACGGCGTCACCACGGTGCTGGCCAGGGCCGACTTCGACCGCAACGGCCGGGCCGCGCCGTTCCGGGCCAATGACGAACTGCTGGAGCTGGAGCCGGTCTGCGTCCTGACCCTGGCCAATTCGTTGGACGCCGCGCGGGGGGGCGAGCTCAAGCCGTTCGGTCCGGCGCTCAACCTCGCCCAGAAGGCGGCCGAACGCGGCATCCGCTGCGTGACGGTGCGGCTGCGGGCCTGA
- a CDS encoding helix-turn-helix domain-containing protein, whose translation MANSPPDSRAPNPIDLHVGARVRTRRKVAGVSQEQLAAGLKLTFQQVQKYERGANRISASKLYETAGVLKVPVSYFFEGLGDPGADAPDPSRAAADRTLDAFLSTPEGLELAEKFARIGRGRVRRQILSLVRAMADEDAADAG comes from the coding sequence TTGGCCAACTCTCCACCCGACAGCCGCGCGCCCAACCCGATCGACCTCCATGTCGGCGCCCGCGTGCGGACCCGCCGCAAGGTGGCCGGCGTCAGCCAGGAACAGTTGGCTGCGGGACTGAAGCTCACCTTCCAGCAGGTGCAGAAGTATGAGCGCGGCGCCAATCGCATCAGCGCCTCCAAGCTCTACGAGACCGCCGGCGTCCTGAAGGTGCCGGTGTCCTATTTCTTCGAAGGCCTGGGCGATCCGGGCGCGGACGCGCCCGATCCATCCCGTGCGGCGGCGGATCGGACCCTCGACGCCTTCCTAAGTACGCCGGAGGGTCTCGAATTGGCCGAGAAGTTCGCGAGGATCGGGCGGGGTCGAGTGCGTCGGCAGATCCTGTCGCTCGTTCGGGCCATGGCCGATGAGGACGCCGCCGACGCGGGCTAA
- a CDS encoding single-stranded DNA-binding protein: MLNKVQLIGFTGADAEIRATSGGKALAVLRVATSRYTKKNGERQDFTTWHQVEIWSPATVKWLSSRPLPKGSKVYVEGEIRNEHYTDKDGQERYFTKVVVAGPGHELKSLDRPETNPEDEEV, translated from the coding sequence ATGCTCAACAAGGTTCAACTGATCGGCTTCACCGGCGCGGACGCTGAAATTCGCGCCACCTCGGGCGGCAAGGCCCTGGCGGTCCTGCGGGTCGCCACCAGCCGCTACACCAAGAAGAACGGCGAGCGTCAGGACTTCACCACCTGGCACCAGGTCGAGATCTGGAGCCCCGCGACGGTCAAGTGGCTCTCCTCGCGTCCCCTCCCCAAGGGCTCGAAGGTCTATGTCGAGGGCGAGATCCGCAACGAGCACTACACCGACAAGGACGGCCAGGAGCGCTACTTCACCAAGGTGGTGGTCGCCGGTCCGGGCCACGAGCTGAAGTCGCTCGACCGCCCCGAGACCAATCCCGAAGACGAGGAGGTCTAA
- a CDS encoding helix-turn-helix domain-containing protein produces the protein MSRLDARAQACPFAEGWAARVDFIEANGWGWVSGEIVDMEDLVLHDAQMDARLPDQALRATYGLVRARRKARGAGSELQTAHGAVWLAGHRSDPPLMAPSAIDPDEVRPGPGAEARDLVGELVHQVQTLSRGETADSIEAVEEWVQWTRRLPDRAPALLRAATALEGWRLVNPLPRQTFVGGVMVAQALRVSGRTRSCLLAFEAPRRTHLQPPRGFVAAPVAARLAYWLKITAVGAEAGLGEMKRLDLARQVVLKRVGERRTNDRSADLVDLLLARPLVSAPMAAEHLGVAGHTARRLLTNLGASVMEVSGRSRYRAWRL, from the coding sequence GTGAGCCGACTCGACGCGCGCGCCCAGGCCTGCCCCTTCGCCGAGGGTTGGGCCGCGCGGGTCGACTTCATCGAGGCCAACGGCTGGGGCTGGGTCAGCGGCGAGATCGTCGACATGGAGGACCTGGTCCTGCACGACGCCCAGATGGACGCGCGCCTTCCCGATCAGGCCCTGCGTGCGACCTACGGTCTCGTGCGGGCCCGGCGCAAGGCGCGGGGCGCGGGCTCGGAGCTACAGACCGCGCACGGGGCGGTCTGGCTGGCGGGCCATCGCAGCGACCCGCCGCTCATGGCCCCCTCCGCTATCGACCCCGACGAGGTTCGCCCCGGCCCCGGCGCGGAAGCCCGCGACTTGGTCGGCGAACTCGTCCACCAGGTTCAAACCCTGAGCCGGGGCGAGACGGCCGATTCGATCGAGGCGGTGGAGGAGTGGGTGCAGTGGACCCGGCGCCTCCCCGATCGCGCGCCGGCCTTGCTGCGCGCGGCCACGGCGCTGGAGGGCTGGCGCCTGGTCAACCCCCTGCCCCGCCAGACCTTCGTCGGCGGGGTGATGGTCGCCCAGGCCCTGAGGGTGTCGGGCCGCACGCGCTCGTGCCTTCTCGCCTTCGAGGCCCCGCGTCGGACCCACCTGCAGCCGCCGCGGGGGTTCGTCGCCGCCCCGGTCGCGGCCCGCCTGGCCTACTGGCTGAAGATCACGGCGGTCGGGGCCGAGGCGGGCTTGGGCGAGATGAAGCGCCTGGATCTGGCCCGCCAGGTGGTGCTCAAGCGCGTCGGCGAGCGCAGGACCAACGACCGCTCGGCCGATCTCGTCGACCTTCTGCTGGCCAGGCCCCTGGTCAGTGCGCCGATGGCGGCCGAGCACCTGGGCGTCGCCGGCCATACGGCCCGGCGGCTGCTGACGAACCTGGGCGCGTCGGTGATGGAAGTCAGCGGCCGATCGCGTTATCGCGCCTGGCGGCTGTAG
- a CDS encoding ParA family protein yields MAVISVCSTKGGVGKTTLVMCLADAFARQGGSVAIVDGDPNGHVASWRERAGDDCTVTVISEANETRIQDVIANAASEYALVFVDLEGAASQAVTYAIAESDMVLIPTKISGMDLQEVYRTYEVVKRAEKMLKRGIPARVVFSQMNPLYSRVAGHARQEIRDNSIPVLNTEIIQRAAYQQIHFTGMTPSAPGGEAKAAREIAAVLAELLEALANQAQAA; encoded by the coding sequence ATGGCGGTCATCAGCGTGTGTTCGACGAAGGGCGGGGTGGGCAAGACCACCCTGGTCATGTGCCTGGCCGACGCCTTCGCCCGACAGGGCGGCTCGGTGGCCATCGTCGATGGGGACCCCAACGGCCACGTCGCCAGCTGGCGCGAGCGCGCCGGCGACGACTGCACGGTCACCGTCATCAGCGAGGCCAACGAGACCAGGATCCAGGACGTCATCGCCAACGCCGCCAGCGAGTACGCCCTGGTCTTCGTGGACCTGGAAGGCGCGGCCTCCCAGGCGGTGACCTACGCCATCGCCGAGAGCGACATGGTCCTGATCCCGACCAAAATCTCGGGCATGGACCTGCAGGAGGTCTACCGCACCTACGAAGTGGTCAAGCGCGCCGAGAAGATGCTCAAGCGCGGCATCCCCGCGCGCGTCGTGTTCAGCCAGATGAACCCGCTCTACAGCCGCGTGGCTGGCCATGCCCGCCAGGAGATCCGCGACAACAGTATCCCGGTCCTCAATACGGAGATCATCCAGCGCGCGGCCTATCAGCAGATCCACTTCACGGGCATGACGCCCAGCGCCCCCGGCGGGGAGGCCAAGGCCGCGCGCGAGATCGCCGCGGTGCTGGCCGAGCTGCTTGAAGCGCTGGCCAACCAGGCCCAGGCGGCCTGA